In Peromyscus maniculatus bairdii isolate BWxNUB_F1_BW_parent chromosome 21, HU_Pman_BW_mat_3.1, whole genome shotgun sequence, one DNA window encodes the following:
- the LOC143269939 gene encoding putative sperm motility kinase W — translation MDSHMEEDILEKDFRMLISLGCGSFGEVKLACHLPTHTRVAVKVLEKNTNSVADISTEVNILQSLEHRNIVRFFHMIDTLSTTYVIMEYVAGEDLESCLRALGCLQEEEARGIFRQVVSAVHFLHQRHIAHRDIKLENILVDAAGNAKLCDFGLAIEITEGQKLEEPCGSLLYWAPEILARKPYDGLAGDMWSLGILLYVLVTGHFPYMEETLESMHRVIITTMCPIPHHLSKPCHFIIARLLMVTTWYRFTISQLVERPWLGPIQQYVPPATKEILPKVVEAMCTIGYTCEEIVSSLTHRREDNHVTATCNILKHHLSCGDSRLQDQMPWLTPSPAGPVRIPLPLKRASEPAFTTSPQAGKSHSKVEGVEERDKTCRSYTMPHRLSFLETLPSADNTVPDRDDLVADVSNTAAEDTAVNRNSAEPLPGNVSSPESVLDTTPTGSLNLGFSEEDASQEPDIPSEQAQVAQTKSGSRQFRVWKLVRKRISHALRALCCCCCCCLPTPSVETEMAQ, via the exons ATGGACAGCCACATGGAAGAGGACattcttgaaaaggatttcaggatgttGATATCTCTAGGCTGTGGTTCCTTCggggaggtgaagctggcctgccaccttcccacacatacacgagtggctgtcaaggtccttgaGAAAAATACCAACAGTGTGGCTGACATCAGTACTGAAGTGAACATCCTTCAGTCTCTGGAACACAGGAACATCGTTCGATTTTTTCACATGATCGACACACTGTCAACCACTTACGTGattatggagtatgtggcagGAGAAGATCTGGAGAGCTGCCTCAGGGCACTGGGCTGTCtacaggaggaggaggctagagggattttccggcaggtggtgtcagctgttcacttcctccaccagagacacatcgcacaccgtgatatcaaattagaaaacatcctagtcgatgcagcaggaaatgcaaagctttgtgactttggtttggcaattgaaatcacagaggggcagaaGTTGGAGGAGCCTtgtggctccttgctctattgggctccagagatcttggcaagaaagccctatgatggactggcaggtgatatgtggagcttgggtatCCTCCTATATGTCCTGGTCACAGGGCACTttccatacatggaagaaacccttgaaAGTATGCACAGGGTCATCATCACCACAATGTGTCCCATTCCACACCATCTGTCCAAACCCTGTCACTTCATCATTGCCCGACTACTCATGGTCACCACCTGGTACCGATTCACAATCTCTCAGCTTGTGGAACGACCATGGCTGGGCCCCATTCAACAATATGTTCCCCCTGccaccaaagaaatcctgcccaaGGTCGTGGAGGCTATGTGCACCATTGGCTATACCTGTGAGGAGATTGTGTCATCCCTAACTCACAGGCGAGAAGATAATCATGTAACAGCCACATGCAACATTCTCAAACACCACCTGAGTTGTGGGGACAGCCGTCTTCAAGATCAGATGCCCTGGCTAACTCCCAGCCCTGCTGGTCCTGTTCGCATTCCTCTCCCCTTGAAGAGAGCCAGTGAACCAGCATTTACTACCAGTCCACAAGCTGGGAAGAGTCACTCTAAGGTGGAGGGTGTGGAAGAAAGAGACAAAACATGCAGAAGCTACACCATGCCTCACAGACTCTCCTTCCTGGAGACGCTGCCCTCTGCAGACAACACAGTCCCAGATAGAGATGATCTTGTGGCTGACGTCAGCAACACTGCTGCAGAGGACACTGCAGTCAACAGGAATTCTGCTGAGCCCCTGCCCGGGAATGTCTCCTCCCCTGAATCAGTCTTGGATACAACACCCACAGGAAGtctgaacctgggcttctctGAAGAAGATGCATCCCAGGAGCCAGACATTCCCAGTGAGCAGGCCCAGGTGGCACAAACGAAATCTGGATCCAGGCAATTCAGGGTCTGGAAACTGGTGAGGAAGCGAATTTCCCATGCACTGAGagcactgtgctgctgctgctgctgctgccttcccACCCCAAG tgtggaaactgaaatggcccagtag